From the genome of Vicia villosa cultivar HV-30 ecotype Madison, WI linkage group LG2, Vvil1.0, whole genome shotgun sequence, one region includes:
- the LOC131651158 gene encoding uncharacterized protein LOC131651158, whose protein sequence is MVFIGYHSIGAYKLYSPDDDKLVININVLVDESKAIKEELKAIKKKKKKKKKNTWELVERANKKPIDVKWVYNLKRRLNVEIAKHKTRLLERDFLQKPSIDFN, encoded by the exons ATGGTGTTCATAGGTTATCATTCGATTGGTGCATATAAGTTATATTCGCCAGATGATGATAAGCTAGTGATCAATATAAATGTTCTGGTAGACGAAAGCAAAG CCATCAAAGAAGAACTCAAGgcaatcaagaagaagaagaaaaagaagaagaagaatacttGGGAACTTGTTGAAAGAGCTAACAAGAAgccaattgatgtgaagtgggtttACAATTTGAAACGAAGGCTAAATGTTGAAATTGCCAAGCATAAGACAAGACTATTGGAGAGAGATTTTCTGCAAAAACCTAGTATTGATTTCAACTAA